A genome region from candidate division KSB1 bacterium includes the following:
- a CDS encoding class I SAM-dependent DNA methyltransferase, with protein MTDSAIISKIWNLAGVLRDDGVSYGDYLEQITYLLFLKMADELNKPPYNKGLKFPRLKDVEGNENKDSEICDWETLSAKRGAELEAFYNQLLRSLSTEKGILGQIFTKSQNKIQDPAKLSRVINMIDKEQWSMMGADIKGRIYEGLLEKNAEDTKSGAGQYFTPRSLIKTMVKCVQPKPMKTIADPACGTGGFFLASYDWIANNHDLDREEKDFLKNETFHGNEIVANTRRLCLMNMYLHNIGEIEGESYISPNDALVADDGNRFDYVLTNPPFGKKSSYTVTNEAGEAQKEDISYNRQDFWETTSNKQLGFLQHIKTMLKVTGQAAVVLPDNVLFEGGAGEEVRKQLMKTADLHTILRLPTGVFYAHGVKANVLFFDNRAASKEAHTKEIWFYDYRTNVHHTLKKKPMTSADLEEFVKLYNPENRHKRTETWSEESPEGRWRKFTYEEILARDKTNLDIFWLRDKSLTDLDNLPDPDVLAGEIIENIESGLESFKDLMETINGMTEE; from the coding sequence ATGACTGATTCAGCAATTATTTCAAAAATATGGAACCTTGCAGGCGTGCTTCGTGATGACGGAGTGAGTTACGGCGATTATCTGGAGCAAATCACCTATCTTCTATTTCTAAAAATGGCAGATGAGCTAAATAAACCGCCTTACAACAAAGGCCTGAAATTTCCCCGCCTGAAAGATGTTGAGGGCAATGAAAATAAGGACAGTGAAATTTGCGACTGGGAAACGCTTTCCGCTAAAAGAGGCGCCGAGCTGGAAGCATTTTATAATCAGTTGCTCCGCAGTTTAAGCACGGAAAAAGGCATTCTGGGGCAAATCTTCACCAAAAGCCAGAATAAAATACAGGACCCGGCCAAGCTTTCCCGTGTCATCAACATGATTGACAAGGAACAGTGGTCAATGATGGGGGCGGATATAAAAGGCAGGATTTACGAAGGCTTGCTGGAAAAGAATGCCGAAGACACCAAATCAGGGGCAGGCCAATATTTTACCCCCCGTTCGCTCATTAAAACAATGGTAAAGTGTGTTCAGCCCAAACCCATGAAAACCATTGCCGACCCGGCATGTGGTACGGGTGGTTTCTTTTTGGCTTCGTATGACTGGATTGCCAACAATCATGATTTAGACAGGGAAGAAAAGGACTTTTTAAAAAACGAAACCTTTCATGGCAATGAGATCGTGGCCAATACCCGCCGTTTGTGTTTAATGAACATGTACCTGCATAACATCGGCGAAATAGAAGGCGAAAGCTACATTTCCCCCAATGACGCGCTGGTTGCTGATGACGGGAATCGTTTTGATTATGTATTAACCAATCCGCCTTTTGGCAAAAAAAGCTCCTACACGGTTACCAATGAAGCAGGAGAAGCACAAAAAGAGGATATAAGCTATAACCGTCAGGACTTTTGGGAGACCACATCGAACAAACAACTTGGCTTTTTACAGCATATAAAAACCATGCTCAAAGTGACAGGCCAGGCAGCCGTTGTACTGCCGGACAATGTGTTGTTTGAAGGCGGTGCCGGTGAAGAGGTTCGCAAGCAGCTGATGAAAACAGCTGACCTGCATACAATTCTCCGGCTGCCCACCGGTGTATTTTATGCCCACGGAGTAAAAGCGAATGTGCTGTTTTTTGATAACAGAGCAGCGAGTAAAGAGGCGCACACAAAAGAAATATGGTTTTACGATTACCGCACCAATGTGCACCATACACTGAAGAAAAAACCAATGACATCGGCGGATTTAGAGGAATTTGTCAAGCTCTATAACCCTGAAAACCGTCACAAGCGAACCGAGACATGGAGCGAGGAAAGCCCGGAAGGCAGATGGCGTAAATTTACCTATGAAGAAATATTGGCACGGGATAAGACCAATCTTGATATCTTTTGGCTGCGGGATAAAAGCCTGACCGATCTTGATAATCTCCCCGATCCTGATGTTCTGGCAGGAGAGATTATTGAAAACATAGAATCCGGTTTGGAAAGTTTTAAAGACCTTATGGAAACTATTAACGGGATGACCGAAGAGTGA
- a CDS encoding Fic family protein, whose product MHSEFQSDVFAKPKDQSFKSSIKQSFDGKYLYPSIEEKAANLLYFITKNHSFVDSNKRIAAACFVYSK is encoded by the coding sequence ATGCACTCTGAATTCCAGTCGGATGTATTCGCAAAACCTAAAGACCAGAGTTTTAAAAGCTCCATCAAACAAAGTTTTGATGGCAAATATCTTTACCCGTCCATTGAGGAGAAAGCGGCTAATTTACTCTATTTTATCACCAAGAATCATTCGTTTGTTGATAGCAATAAACGCATTGCAGCTGCTTGCTTTGTTTATAGCAAATAG
- the rhuM gene encoding RhuM family protein: MTNKIEIYKTPDNQTEIRVQFEEDTIWLSQLQMAELFNKDVRTINEHIKNIYKTEELMPDSTIRKFRIVRQEGKRNVKRNIEHYNLDMVISVGYRVNSKRGTQFRQWATQRLKDYLVQGYAINEKRLAQKQQEVEYLKTGIRVLGRAIEEATEKTNEQVFAVFSKGLALLDDYDHEQLDLKGNTTRQAVFPSFDEYMKLYS; the protein is encoded by the coding sequence ATGACAAATAAAATTGAAATATATAAAACACCTGATAATCAGACTGAAATACGGGTTCAGTTTGAAGAGGATACCATTTGGCTTAGCCAACTGCAAATGGCAGAATTATTCAATAAGGATGTACGCACCATTAATGAGCATATTAAAAATATTTATAAAACAGAAGAACTGATGCCGGATTCAACTATCCGGAAATTCCGGATAGTTCGGCAGGAAGGCAAACGAAACGTAAAGCGAAACATTGAACATTACAATCTTGATATGGTAATCTCTGTGGGGTACAGGGTGAATTCAAAAAGAGGAACACAATTCCGCCAATGGGCAACCCAACGCCTTAAAGATTATCTTGTACAAGGCTATGCTATCAATGAAAAACGACTGGCACAAAAACAACAGGAAGTAGAATACCTAAAAACAGGAATACGCGTTTTGGGCCGTGCTATTGAAGAAGCTACAGAGAAAACCAATGAACAGGTTTTTGCTGTTTTTTCAAAAGGACTGGCTTTATTAGACGATTACGACCATGAACAATTAGACCTGAAAGGTAATACGACCCGGCAAGCTGTTTTTCCTTCGTTTGATGAGTATATGAAGCTTTATTCATAG
- a CDS encoding restriction endonuclease subunit S, protein MKEDWIKIKLGKVCNYSKGKKPKVLAKKYSEATPYPYVNIKAFEKGIFEEYTNGEKCNLCEEGDLLMVWDGARAGLTGKAQKGAIGSTLMRIEPQKGVVKNYLFYYLLSLYKKLNTNPRGVGIPHVEPSLLWDSYFLLPPLPIQRAIVTKIENLFASFDKGIADLKKAQEQLKVYRQAVLKKAFEGEFATHKLGEIAVVSRGKSKHRPRNDKSLFGGKYPFIQTGEIRTANGGIIKKYSNTYSEKGLAQSKLWPKGTLCLTIAANIGETAFLGFDSCFPDSVVGVKPNNEVLSDEFLNFYIRKIKKDIDNKASATAQKNINVRFLNALKIPLPSLEEQKDIVREIESRLSICDKVEQSITEGLQKSEALRQSILKKAFEGKLLSEAEIEKCKQESDYEPASVLLEKIKKTKHDK, encoded by the coding sequence ATGAAAGAAGATTGGATTAAAATAAAATTGGGTAAGGTTTGCAATTATTCTAAAGGGAAAAAGCCAAAGGTATTGGCTAAAAAATATTCAGAGGCTACTCCATATCCTTATGTTAATATAAAGGCTTTTGAAAAAGGCATTTTTGAAGAATACACAAACGGTGAAAAATGTAATCTTTGTGAAGAAGGTGATTTGTTGATGGTTTGGGACGGTGCAAGAGCCGGGCTTACTGGCAAAGCACAGAAAGGAGCAATAGGTTCAACCTTAATGAGAATTGAACCGCAAAAAGGTGTTGTAAAGAACTACCTTTTTTACTATTTATTATCACTTTATAAGAAATTAAATACAAATCCAAGAGGTGTTGGGATACCCCATGTTGAACCAAGTTTATTATGGGATTCTTATTTTTTACTCCCCCCCCTCCCAATCCAACGCGCCATCGTAACCAAAATCGAAAACCTCTTTGCCTCCTTCGACAAAGGCATTGCCGATCTGAAAAAAGCACAGGAGCAATTAAAAGTGTACCGGCAGGCGGTGTTGAAAAAGGCGTTTGAGGGGGAGTTTGCGACACACAAATTAGGGGAAATTGCAGTTGTTAGTCGAGGGAAGTCAAAACACCGACCAAGAAACGATAAATCTTTATTTGGAGGTAAATATCCCTTCATACAAACAGGAGAAATAAGAACAGCAAATGGCGGCATTATTAAAAAGTATTCAAATACTTATTCGGAAAAAGGGTTAGCTCAAAGCAAATTATGGCCAAAAGGAACTTTATGTCTAACAATAGCGGCTAATATAGGTGAAACCGCATTCTTAGGTTTTGATTCTTGTTTCCCTGATAGCGTTGTAGGCGTAAAACCAAATAATGAAGTTTTATCAGACGAATTCTTAAACTTTTATATACGAAAGATAAAAAAGGATATTGATAACAAAGCTTCTGCAACAGCTCAAAAAAATATTAATGTCAGGTTTCTTAACGCTTTAAAAATTCCTCTACCATCATTAGAAGAGCAAAAAGATATCGTCCGCGAAATCGAATCCCGCCTATCCATTTGCGACAAAGTTGAACAAAGCATTACAGAAGGACTGCAAAAATCCGAAGCCCTGCGCCAGAGCATCCTGAAAAAAGCCTTTGAGGGCAAGCTGTTGAGCGAGGCCGAAATTGAGAAATGCAAACAGGAATCGGATTATGAACCGGCAAGTGTGTTGCTGGAAAAAATAAAGAAGACAAAGCATGACAAATAA
- a CDS encoding transposase, whose product MKKFKGKYRIESTRLQNWDYGWNASYFVTICTQNREHYFGEIDNNEMILSEIGKLAEKYWYEIPQHFQFVKLDEFVVMPNHIHGIIVIYKNDIDNDIGINGDNNGNNDNNDNNDNNDNNDNNDNNVETRQCLVSTGKPPITDNNKTIGQKRFQNQGKNTLSSIIGSFKSVVTKNARKIHADFAWQSRFHDHIIRNDESFQRIKKYITNNPHNWDKDRNNNGENA is encoded by the coding sequence ATGAAAAAATTTAAAGGAAAATACAGGATAGAATCAACCCGATTACAAAATTGGGATTATGGATGGAACGCATCATATTTTGTAACCATTTGCACGCAAAATCGGGAACATTATTTCGGAGAAATTGATAATAATGAAATGATCCTGTCAGAAATAGGAAAATTGGCAGAAAAATATTGGTACGAAATACCACAACATTTTCAATTTGTGAAATTGGATGAATTTGTGGTAATGCCAAATCACATACACGGAATTATTGTAATTTACAAAAATGATATTGATAATGATATTGGAATCAATGGTGATAACAACGGGAACAACGATAATAATGATAATAATGATAATAACGATAATAACGATAATAACGATAATAACGTAGAGACAAGGCAATGCCTTGTCTCTACGGGAAAACCGCCGATAACCGATAATAACAAAACAATAGGCCAAAAACGGTTTCAAAATCAGGGCAAAAATACCCTGTCGTCAATCATTGGTTCATTTAAATCTGTGGTAACCAAAAATGCCCGAAAAATACATGCCGATTTTGCATGGCAATCACGATTTCACGACCATATTATTCGTAATGATGAATCATTCCAACGCATAAAAAAATACATTACGAACAATCCACACAATTGGGACAAGGACAGAAATAATAATGGAGAGAATGCGTGA